The window ttgggttgcagatgATAGCTGACAATTACTAAtcttttgtgtggatcttattgcccctccttttgaccctgagggaattaaagcctggtgaccttgccttagccagagcattAGTATTGCATgagtatataactgtaaacctcagagacttgagtaCATTTATTGGAAAAATTAGATGAACTagaaggatgagatggaagatgaggaagaattaggtgggtaagaatgagatgagaaagaccaagatggggcagacctaagatgaaagaattaagatagCATTTAGGGAgtacagcagataaatgtagagggAAATCTGGCAAGAAGGGAgttaggcatgagagcagaatagaagctatatagagagagaatgactcagaagaataaagtgaatggactaaagagttttgtgTAAGTAGATTTATTAGAGTATCCCTCAGATTAATCCACCactggtagcatctcttctggagCTCTGGAAGAaggctatcgaggggctggatACCAATAGGTTTTGTTAAGCTGTCTTAAAATCTTCTCCACCAaagaaattagtccattacttttCAATTCAGCCTAAGGCAgattcttaggacaagggcagaaagcagccacattctttgccaaaatatcacaagaatggtctgtAGCTCAGTTACTAATATTGTTCTTCCCTGAAACGTTTTGAGTTTGGCCTCCATAGTCCAATTGTTCTCAGCACTattgtcttccaagctcctacttGCATGATCTATTAATTACTGTTTACAgaattcaactgctttcctagaCCAAAGTCCCAAAATCTTCTaccaaaaacagcatggtcaGACCTATCACATAAATAGCCCAGTCTCtggtactaacttctgtcttaattgcttttctattgctgtatcAAAATATTGGcatcaagacaacttataaaaaaaatattcaatttggcctacattttcagaggtttagagtccatgatggcaaaacaaaggaacagctgagaactcacaccTTGATCTACAACCATGAGTTCAAAATTGAGCCAATGTAATAATTTGGTTTTATAATGAATTGATACACTCAGACTTGAGACATTTGCATGATTCTGATATCTGTAGTAAGTGTTTCAGTCATACCAAACAATAATATCTTATAAAATACAAGCAATATTTTCATGCTTTGCTAACATCCCAGTTTACCTTTGGTTGCTGTGTTAATACatggaccaaaagcaacttggggaggaaagggcttatttcagctgGCAGGCTACAGTTTCATCATGAGAGAAACctaggcaggaattcaaggcagcaACCTGGGGACATGAAATGAagtggaggccatggaggaatgctgtttactggcttttaccatggcttgctcagtttgctttcttatatagcactgaccacctgcccagggttggtCCCATTCACAGTGGACTTGACCTTCCCAAattagtcattaatcaagaaaatgctccaaagATATACTTATAGGCCACTCTGATGGAAACAATTCCTCAGTTAAGATCCGCTCTTCTCAGGTGGCTCTAGTTTATGTCACAATGATAAAAAGAAACTCAACAGCACAATTGATtctttgtcaacttaacacattGCTATCAAATTATAACCTTTCCTTTGTGGtttatccccaagatctcatgttactatcataatataaaacatagtataattttaaaagcctTGTAGTCTTTAAACAAATTCAAACAATTTAAAAGTCCAAGGTCTCCTTACAAATCTGGTCTcttaactgtaaaataaataaaaatccttcctattaaattcaaaataaattcatgctttcttatttcaagagggaagaatcaGGATACAATTACAATGAAACCAAAGTTCAGCAGTGTAAATATTCAGTGTTCAATGTCTAGGATTTGCTCATGATCTTCTGGATTTGAAGGGCTATAGCCCCATTTGTCCTGCTATGGCATCTGGAAACATAAGCTTGTCCCATAGGCTCAGGCCTACTCCACTCTATATATGCTGCTGTCCTTGATGGTCATCCCATGGTGTTGGCATCTCCAATTCTGGAGTCTCCGATATAAAACTAATCCAGCCCCTCCAGCAATGGACTTTGCTGGCTTTTTCAGGAACCACAACGATGCCACATATCACCAAGCCTCAGTTTTTCTACATGACATTTTTAATCCGGGGATTTCCACTACAACTGAGGCTGTACCTTCACTAATAGCCTCTTCACTATGGCCTCACATAGTGCTAAGAATCAACTGCTTTCTATGACCTCCTAAGTCCTGCAGTTTTCTGGCCAACAAAATCATCACCACATGGGAGACTTTTACACATTGCCAACTTTGGATGACAGCTTGAGATGCAGCCTTGGCCCCAACTGGACTACAGATTCTGGAGGCTGATACCGAGGAAATAACTTTGCAGAAGGTTTTAACTTGATGCCTGTCTCTTACAAATCACAGCCCCAGCTAATGAGCATCAATTGTCTTAATAACCAAAGATTTTAGTTCAATGGTTCTGGACTCATTATTTAAAGCTGTTTCTTCAGACCCAGCTCAACAGAAATCACAGAttcataaattaaatatattacaCAGACAGCTCTAAAAACAGTGGAAAAACAGAACTAACCACATTTAATTTGAAGACCTAATTCAAGTTGTTATACTCTTTGCTTTTCTCTGAAACTTTACAAGCTAGATTTCCATTGTCTGCACCTCTCTCAACAGTCCTATTTTCCAAGCTCCTTTAACATCCCAGTTAGCTCTGAGTACTTAATGGCCTTTCCCCCTGAAAGCTCAAACTGTTTCCATAATCCTCCCATGGATTGTGGAATCCTTTCCAGGAACGTGGCCAGGTCCATCACAGGAATATCCCATGATCCTAATCACTgacctagtttgctttctgttgctgtgataaaacactgaccaaaagcaacttggggaagaaaggatttacttCAGCTCACAGGTTACATCAccaagggaagtcaaggcaagaacttaaGAAGGAATCTGGAGGTAGGACCTGAAGTATGGACCATAATaaaacactgtttactggcttttcCATGGCCTACTCtgaactttcttttccttccttccttccttccttccttccttccttccttcctttcttccttccttcctcccttcctttcttccttactcgttctctgtttcttttcttaataattttttaggttcatttattttatatatttgtgtgttttgcctgtatgtattatatgtaccagatgcattcctggtgcctgcggtgatcagaaaaacatgttggatgctctggaactggagttatgaatggttgggagccacatgtaggtgctgggaactgaacttggatcctctgcaagaacaaagaGTGATGTTAACCACTAAGTCACCTCTCCAGACCCTCAACTTGCATTCTTATACATCCAGGGACCACATtctcaggggtggcaccacccccagGGAAAGAGGGCCTCCCacatcattaataaagaaaatcctCCCAAAACATGCCCACAGGCTGGCAGGCAATTCACCGACataggttccttcttcccaggtatctctagtttgtgtcaagttaacacaaaCTAACCAACATAGCCAAAACAACTCACAGGGTTTGTCTCCAATAACAtccatgtatttctttatatgtaAGTGATTGGGTAAGGATTGTTACACTATTTACACAGTGATTTCTACTACAAcaaattttctcttttcaagtttatatatttgaaaatgatCTTCCTGTGTACATGTGTAGTGTCTGTGGATTCACTCAGAGTTAATGAAGATCTGGCTTCACTTAAAGGTAGCCACACTGTATTGGAAAGGGTTTCTCAACAATACTTCTGTTGATTGTGTTGTGAAGAATAAaggatttcttgtgttttttgtattTGTAGGATTTCTCTCATACATGCATTTTTGAtcatgtgtataaatataaatcAACAGTTGAGACCCCTTTCTTTGCTTTTACAAGATCGTTCCAGTACTAAATTGATGGTGCTGAAGAAGAGTTGAATTATTAGTAAATTCCTTGCAATTCTATCGTATTGAATTATTCTTATTGTATTGAGTTACAGGTGAACATTACTGCAGGCTTTGCAGCAGTGCTTGCATTAATCTGGATTTTTCTAGTGTGAAGTCTGGTGTGTCTAGTCAATCCTGAATAGTTTTCAAAAGTGCTGTTCTCATTCGCAGGGCTTGCTGTTCTCACTCGCAGGGCTTGCTGTTCTCATTCGCAGGGCTTGCTGTTCTCATTCGCAGGGCTTGCTGTTCTCATTCGCAGGGCTTGCTGTTCTCATTCGCAGGGCTTGCTGTTCTCACTCGCAGGGCTTGCTGTTCTCACTCGCAGGGCTTGCTGTTCTCACTCGCAGGGCTTGCTGTTCTCACTCGCAGGGCTTGCTGTTCTCACTCGCAGGGCTTGCTGTTCTCATTCGCAGGGCTTGCTGTTCTCACTCGCAGGGCTTGCTGTTCTCACTCGCAGGGCTTGCTGTTCTCATTCGCAGGGCTTGCTGTTCTCACTCGCAGGGCTTGCTGTTCTCACTCGCAGGGCTTGCTGTTCTCACTCGCAGGGCTTGCTGTTCTCACTCGCAGGGCTTGCTGTTCTCACTCGCAGGGCTTGCTGTTCTCACTCGCAGGGCTTGCTGTTCTCACTCGCAGGGCTTGCTGTTCTCATTCGCAGGGCTTGCTGTTCTCACTCGCAGGGCTTGCTGTTCTCCTTCGCAGGGCTTGCTGTTCTCACTCGCAGGGCTTGCTGTTCTCCTTCGCAGGGCTTGCTGTTCTCATTCGCAGGGCTTGCTGTTCTCACTCGCAGGGCTTGCTGTTCTCACTCGCAGGGCTTGCTGTTCTCACTCGCAGGGCTTGCTGTTCTCACTCGCAGGGCTTGCTGTTCTCACTCGCAGGGCTTGCTGTTCTCACTCGCAGGGCTTGCTGTTCTCACTCGCAGGGCTTGCTGTTCTCACTCGCAGGGCTTGCTGTTCTCACTCGCAGGGCTTGCTGTTCTCACTCGCAGGGCTTGCTGTTCTCATTCGCAGGGCTTGCTGTTCTCATTCGCAGGGCTTGCTGTTCTCTTTGCAGGGCTTCTCTCCCCTGTGAAGTCTGCAATGATGTCTAAGGCTTGAAGAAGAGTTAAAGGCCTTGCCACAGTCATCACATGTGAagggtttctccccagtgtggaTTCTCTCATGTTGAGTAAGGCCCGTAGTACAAGtgaaggctttgccacattctttgcatttatagggtttctctccagcatgAACTCTTTGGTGTCGAGTTAGATTATGACAGTAATTAAAGGCTTTCTCACATTCATTGCAtttatagggtttttctccacTATGAATTTGCTGGTGCTTCATATAGGATGAATGAATGctaaaggcttttccacattcatcacacttatatggtttctctccagtatgaactctCTGATGGTAAATAAGACTGTATGAACAGTAAAATGCCTTGCTACATTCCTTGCATTTGTAGGGTTTCATCCCACTATGGATTCGCCGATGCTTATACAGATAAGAAGAACAGCTAAATGCCTGgccacagtcatcacatttgtagagtttctctccactatgtatTCGTTGGTGTTGGTGAAggctggaagaacagttaaaggctttgccacactctttacatttgtagggtttctctccagtatggatccTCTGGTGTTTAGAAAGAATGCAGCGAACGTTAAAGGCCATGCCGCATTCttcacatttgtaaggtttctctccagtatgaattctctggtGTTTAGAAAGTGTTGAGTGAACATTAAAAGTCTTTCCACATACTTCACAtttgtatggtttctctccagtatgaattctttgatgtttaGAGAGTGCTATGCGAATAGTAAAGGCCTTGCCACACTCttcacatttgtagggtttctctccagtatgaactctTCGGTGAACAACAAGGCCATAAGAGTTAGTAAAAGCTTTGCCACACt is drawn from Peromyscus eremicus chromosome 11, PerEre_H2_v1, whole genome shotgun sequence and contains these coding sequences:
- the LOC131921944 gene encoding zinc finger protein 501-like, whose translation is MGSRKKLTWRCCADLGWAKPPRMQKLLSFGDVAIDFSAEECEYLEPAQWNLYRDVMLENYSNLVFLGLAFSKPYLVTFLEQRKEPWSVKRQARAGAHSGSKPYTCKECGKAFDWKSLLVKHQRIHTREKPYICKECGKSFNYSSNLKQHQRIHTGEKPYKCEECGKAFSCSSYLGKHQRIHTGEKPYKCEECGKAFTNSYGLVVHRRVHTGEKPYKCEECGKAFTIRIALSKHQRIHTGEKPYKCEVCGKTFNVHSTLSKHQRIHTGEKPYKCEECGMAFNVRCILSKHQRIHTGEKPYKCKECGKAFNCSSSLHQHQRIHSGEKLYKCDDCGQAFSCSSYLYKHRRIHSGMKPYKCKECSKAFYCSYSLIYHQRVHTGEKPYKCDECGKAFSIHSSYMKHQQIHSGEKPYKCNECEKAFNYCHNLTRHQRVHAGEKPYKCKECGKAFTCTTGLTQHERIHTGEKPFTCDDCGKAFNSSSSLRHHCRLHRGEKPCKENSKPCE